The sequence GAATCTCGGCCACAACGTCGTCGGCGTCGCGCGCACCCATGCCGATGCGGTGGCGCTGGCCAAGAACAAGCGTCCCGGCCTGATCCTTGCCGACATCCAGCTCGCCGACGGCTCGTCGGGCCTCGACGCCGTCAACGAGTTGCTCCGCACCTTCGAGGTGCCGGTGGTGTTCATCACCGCCTACCCCGAGCGTTTTCTCACCGGCGAGCGCCCCGAGCCGGCATTCCTGATCTCGAAACCGTTCCAGCCCGCAATGGTTTCGGCGGTCGCGAGCCAGGCCCTGTTCTTCCAGCGCAACTCGCGCAACCGCACGCCGAAGGCGCCGGCGGCGTAGCGAAAGGCTGACTTCGAAACGAGGACGGCGCGCTGCAAGGCGCGCCGTTCTTTGTTTGCCTAGTCTTTTCAGCAGCCTCGGCAGATGCTGCGCATCTTGGCATCGATCTTGGCTTGTTCTGCGGCCGACTCTGTCGGCGGCAGGCTGCCCGACCACGGCGGCGTCGTTTTCGCCCTGAAGACGATGGGCGCCGTGAGGTGAAGACTGTCCTCCTGAATCTCGGCGGGCGGCTGGGGAAATGGCGCAGCCGCTTCCACCATAGCCAGGGCCGCGGCGTCCAGTTCGGTGGAGCCCGTGCTTTCGGCCAGTGCGCTCGAAATCAAATTCCCAGTCCGATCGAGAACAAGCAGGACTTTCGCCGTACCGCCTTCGGGAGACGAATTGCGCGGATAGATCCTCTTGCTGGCCAATCGATTAGAAACTTGCCTCTTCCAAGCATTGATAGAGCTCTCTTGGGTATCTGGGTCCGCAGTCTGCGTATACGCGGGGAGGGGCACCAGCAATCCGAGAAGCGCGGCGAGCAAGGGCAATTTCATCTGTATCGATGCGGATACTAGTCGCCGTCAGGTTGATTGCAAGTCCAGATGCGCGCACCGCGTTTGCGCTTGTGGGCAGTTCAAGGGGCTGCGAAGCACGCTTGACGACGGTTAGATTGCCTCGTTGATATCTCTGGCCGATGACGCTCATCGTTGCCTCAAGCCGCCAGGAGATTTCTCACAATGGACCAGCAGATCCTCGATCGCCTCGCCATCCGCGACCTCGTCGAGAATTGGGCGGTGTGGCGTGATGCCGGGGACTGGGAGCGCTTTGCGACCGTCTGGCACGAAGAGGGCTGGATGTCGGCCACCTGGTTTCAGGGCCCGGCGCGGGATTTCATGCGGGTCAGCCAGGAGGGCTTTGCCAAGGGCGTGCGCATCCTGCACTTCCTCGGTGGCACCAGCATCGACCTCGAAGGCGTGCGGGCCATCGCCCAGACCAAGATGACGATCTCGCAGCGCGCCCTGGTGCACGACGTGCTCTGCGACGTCGTTTGCACCGGGCGCTTCTATGATTTCCTGGAGAAGCGGCAAGACCAATCAGGCATCGGAAAGTGGGGCATCGTCCGCCGCCAGCCGATCTACGAGAAGGACCGGATCGACCCGGTCGATCCCGCCGCGACGCTTCGGCTCGACCAGAAAGCGCTCGCAGCGCTCCCGGAAGGCTACCGCCACCTCGCCTATATGCAGGAGCTGATCGGCTACAAGGTCAAGCGCGATATGCCCGGCCTGATCGGCCCCGAGGTCGAGAAGCTCTATGGCGAGGGGCGGGAGTGGTTGGCGGGGGAGGCCAAATCATCCGACGCAAAGTGAGGCCCAGACAAAAGTAAGGCGCGACTGGCATCACCCCGGCTGTGGTGGGCGTTCGGAGGTGTTCGGATCAGTTCAGAGCAGTAAGAAATATGGAAGTTGAATCAACGGCTTAGATCAGCTATAACGTCCCGCATAGTTCAATCACATTCCGTCCCAAACTGCTCAAATCGGCGATGATGTTAGGGACGTTGTTAGGGACGGTCCATGGCCAGACAATTGCACAAGCTCTCCGCGCGAGCGGTTGAGACTATTACCAAGCAAGGCTACCACAGCGACGGCGGCGGGCTCTATCTCTTGGTCGGCACGGAGGGCCGGCGATCATGGGCGTTCATCTATCGCCAGAGGGGCACGGGAAGACGCAGGGAGCTTGGACTCGGGACGGCAAAGTCGAAGGACCGAGACGGGCTCACGCTCGCCGACGCCCGCCTTAAGGCCGAAGAGAGCCGAGCCGCGATCCGTGGCGGCAAGGACCCAGACGCGAACCGCAAGGCCGCAGCGCTCGCGGGAACCACGTTCGGCGAGTTCGCTGACGCATTTTTGGAATCGATCAAGGCGGGCTTCAAGGGCCGGTTGACGCACGCCGATTGGAAGCGAGACTTGGAAGCGAGGGCGGCGAAGCTCCGGCCTAAGACCCTTCAGGACATCACAACCGCCGATGTGCTGGAAGTCATCTCGCCCATTTGGCTCACGATCAACAGAACAGCCCGTGAGACGCGTTCCCGGATTGAGCGCGTGTTAGAAGCGGCTGACTCAAAGGGCCTCCGGACGGGCCGCAATCCGGCCGCTTGGAAGGCACTAAAGCCTTTGCTGCCGAGGCCGAAGAAGTCGAAGCGGCACCATAAGGCGGCGCCCTACGCGGACGTGCCGGGTATCGTGCAGGTGCTCCGTACGAAGCACGGCGGTGCCGACACCGCCGTGAACCTTGCGGCGGAGTACATCATCCTAACGGCGGTGCGGACCGGCGAAGCCCGCTTCATGCGGAAGCGCGAAGTTAATTTCAAGGACGCGTTGTGGACCATCCCCGCCGAGCGGATGAAAACGGAAGACCATCCGGAGGGCAGGCCGCATGAAGTGCCGTTGTGCGCTCGCGCCGTCGGGATCCTGCGCGCAGCGATGCCCAAGGATCTGGACCCGAGCGCCTACGTGTTCGCCGGGCAGTGGTCCCACGACCACAGCAAGCCGCTAGGCATGAACGCCGTTCTGCACGCGCTTCAGAAAATCTACCCGGCGATGACGACGCACGGTTGCCGGTCCAGCTTCCGGGATTGGTGCGGCGACGAAACCCACGTACCGCGGGAAATCGCAGAGATGGCCCTAGCGCACAAGGTGGGCGACGAAGTAGAGCAAGCCTATCGGCGCGGCACTGCATTGAAGAAGCGGCGCGAGCTAATGGAAGCGTGGGGCCGCTACGTCGAAGGCGAGTCCAGCGTCGTGAAACTTGCTGCGGTCAGTTGAAGTCGGGATGATGGCCGATTGGCTTCGTCAAACTACGAATCTGAGGGTCGGACGTTCGAATCGTTCCGGGCGCGCCAGCACTTAGCGGCTTCTCCCGTGAAAAAATACGAGTGCTTTACGGATTTGCAAGGAAGCGGCACTTGGCTCCGTTGACTGGTCGGCTGCGCCGCTCCTCAGCTCATAACCTGAAGGTCATAGGTCCAAATCCTATCCCCGCAACCAAATAAGTCGCTGTCTTGCCGCGAAAACTCAAGCCGCTTTGGTGAGCGGCTTTTTGTTTGTCGGGAATCGCCACCGAGTCGCCACGCTGAGATCTGCGACTGCCGCGAGCAGGCATCGCTTTTGATCGGTGCACCTGAATGCGCTCAGTGCCGTGTCGCGAGTTCGAATCCCTCTCGCTCCGCCAGCTCCTCTCGCGAACCCCCTCTCCACTTTTATCTTAGGGCTTTTTGCCCTAGTTTTTCGCGCTATTTGCCGACGAACCGTACTGAGCGAATCAGTTGTGCGCCTGGAGCCTTCTCCAATGCCCCTGACTTCTCCGGACCTCTGTACTTTCTGGGCAGGCAACGGACCATAAGACTCATTGAAACTTCAGGAGTTTCACTCTTCGTAAAACAGAAGAGTGCGTTTCTCGCTCGGCTGCCAAGATTGTCAAAAATTCAGTCGTCCGATTAGGATGTTGACAACGTCCGTTTCGGAATCTCAGGGATTCCTCCGCAGCATGACTTGCGAGGCTATTGCCTTCCCGCGGCGGTTGCGGAATCGTTAGCCCACCGCTCGGATCGATGGATTCGCATGTCAGATGAACTTAGCCCGATAAAGCTCAAAGACTTCTTGGCAGCGCTAAACGTGCCGGACCTCGAGCAATTACCTCTCGTACACACCACCGAGAGTTCGCGCATCTTCAGCATTCTTAATCAGGCCAAGCTGAAGGCAACGCCTTGCAACGTGTTTAGAGGTGAGAACCTTTGTTACTTCTTCGTAGGTCGTCCTGCATACAAGTTTCAGCTGAGCGAACCCAACCCATACTACTGGCAACTGCCGATGGTGTTTGTGGTCAAGTTCCACGACGCCTTAAAGTCAAAACGGATTCTTCCATTCGACAGCGGCGCGTTCAAGAGTTCTCGGCTGCCGTCCCATATCTTAGGCTTCGACATTGCAGATTTTGATCTCGCCCCCGATACCTCCCTGGTCACTAGATTGATCTCCACGTTCTACGGGTCCAACGCCAACTACTTCAAGGCCATGGGCATGAAGCCAGAAGCGCTTGAGGAGCGCCACGTTCTGTCTCCGATGCATCTACAAATTTTGTCTCTCGCGCAACTGTACTCTCAGCCGCGCACGTTAGATAGCGACGACAGGAAATCGACCATTGAGCTGCAAATTGAAGGTGATGTGGAGATTGGCGACGGTCACCTCCTCGGCATAATCCTCCCGGATGACTTTAGGCGCTCTGCAGAGATAGTCGCCAAATTGAACTCGTTCGGATGCCAGATCGAGTACTATCCTTTCTATCCACTGCGTAGTGATCATTTTTACTATGCGATTTACGATGGGGTTGCGAGGGTCCTCAAGAATAATGGATACGGCTAGTGCGTATCTCTTCCGCAAAAATGTTGGGAGCCGTGCGATTAACTGAGGCTGAGGATGGGATTGGCATCGCGCTGTTTGGATTCAGCGACAGCAATGAGACTTATGTCGCGGAAACAGACTATGATCTTCGGATAACGAATTTCGCTCCGATCAGGCCGGATGAATACCCGATTGACTACTCAATCACAAAGGAGGCGCGAGGTGCCGCCGTCCATATTGGCGATCCTTGTCCGATACCGTACTGGATTGGCAATGAGCCGGGCCTTGTCCATGGGGACATATCGATACAAGAGTTCGAGGAGCGATTTGGAGATGCTCTGAGGGATGACGGCGTCATAACGGACCTGCGAGAAATAATTGGCAGAAGTCGAACGCAATTTTACCAGAAAGAGCGGCAGCTAGATGCTCAACGGCAGGTCCTTAAAGACTTCGAGGACATCTTTGACGAATACCCCGTTCATTCTCGCTACTGGGTGTCTCGCTTCAAGGCCGCCGTTTTAAATGCGATTCAGTCGGATGACAGCGAGCAGGCGCGGTCGCGATTGCGCGGCCGGATACTCGAATGGGTCAAGCAATTCCGACACAAGACAAACCTGCGCTTGCTTAGCTCTGCCCTTTCCAGCGCCCAACCACACGTGCTGACTTTACTGGAAGTTAAGCTCGTCCTTTTCGACTACTTGGCTCAGCGATTTTCTTCTCGTGATGTCACCTCATTGCGCCGACCGGACGTGCGCGAAGTGATCAATCAGTACTTTCCCATGGGTCTTTACGGCTTCATTACCTTAGACAAGCCTGAAATCCTCCAGGTGCTCGGGGGGTCAGGCGCTGAATTCGCTTATGATGCTCTTTGGAGCGGTAGTCGCATCAATTTAGTGAGCCAACTACTCCGAATGTTTCCTGAAAGTGAGAATGGAGATTTCCACGACGTGATCGTAGCTAGCTCTGTGATCTTTGGATCATCTGAACTGCCAGACGAGGTCTTCGAGCGGGTGCATGACGCCTACAGCAGGAAGCTGTTCGACCTTGAGCAGAACATCAATTACGCTTACCGACTTATTTTTCGCGACAAGCTGTTAGCTGATCAGTGGGCGGAAACCGCAAAAGAGCTTCTGCTCGGGATTGAGGAGGTAAACGGACTATTGAGGTTAAGAGAGGGCGCCTACCGATTAAGCGGGAAAATTCCCGTCGATGAACGTCCGATTGCCTCCAAAGTTGTGGAAGAACTGAGGGCCTACACAGCAACGCGGACCTCCGCACGATGAGTAAAGCTCTGGTTGGCGGGGAATTTGAATGCTCGAATTTCTGAAGTCTGACATCGGTAAGGTGGCGCTGGGGGGAGCCATTGCCGTAGCTGGCCAACTTACCGCCACGTTAATAGGGTGGCTAAAAGAGGCGCGCCTCGCTGCGACCAAGAAACGCAAGGATGCGGAGTATCTCGCAATGCGTCTCGTGCTCGTATTGGATACTCTCGTAGGCGCTTGTTACAACGCAGTCCATGACCCGCTTACCGAGGATAATCAGGGCATCCTCGAAAACACGGTGCTCGACCCGACGCTCACGCTTCCTCTAGATGGCGACTACAAAGCGCTCCCGCGAAGCCTAATGTACGAATTGCTTTCCATGCCGAATAAGCTAGATGGCATCAACGAGGGGCTTTCCGCCACGGCAAACATTTCAGGGCCTCCCGACCACCAAGAATATTATGAGTACCGGGAGGAGCACTGGTCGAAACTCGGTCTCAAAGCGCTCGGACTGATCGACGCGTTGTGCCACCAATACAAAATTCCGCCGCCGGAGCGACCTCCGCATTACACACCCAGGGAATCATTCCGTGAAGTGGTAGCAA comes from Bradyrhizobium sp. CCGE-LA001 and encodes:
- a CDS encoding nuclear transport factor 2 family protein: MDQQILDRLAIRDLVENWAVWRDAGDWERFATVWHEEGWMSATWFQGPARDFMRVSQEGFAKGVRILHFLGGTSIDLEGVRAIAQTKMTISQRALVHDVLCDVVCTGRFYDFLEKRQDQSGIGKWGIVRRQPIYEKDRIDPVDPAATLRLDQKALAALPEGYRHLAYMQELIGYKVKRDMPGLIGPEVEKLYGEGREWLAGEAKSSDAK
- a CDS encoding TonB family protein, giving the protein MKLPLLAALLGLLVPLPAYTQTADPDTQESSINAWKRQVSNRLASKRIYPRNSSPEGGTAKVLLVLDRTGNLISSALAESTGSTELDAAALAMVEAAAPFPQPPAEIQEDSLHLTAPIVFRAKTTPPWSGSLPPTESAAEQAKIDAKMRSICRGC
- a CDS encoding tyrosine-type recombinase/integrase; protein product: MARQLHKLSARAVETITKQGYHSDGGGLYLLVGTEGRRSWAFIYRQRGTGRRRELGLGTAKSKDRDGLTLADARLKAEESRAAIRGGKDPDANRKAAALAGTTFGEFADAFLESIKAGFKGRLTHADWKRDLEARAAKLRPKTLQDITTADVLEVISPIWLTINRTARETRSRIERVLEAADSKGLRTGRNPAAWKALKPLLPRPKKSKRHHKAAPYADVPGIVQVLRTKHGGADTAVNLAAEYIILTAVRTGEARFMRKREVNFKDALWTIPAERMKTEDHPEGRPHEVPLCARAVGILRAAMPKDLDPSAYVFAGQWSHDHSKPLGMNAVLHALQKIYPAMTTHGCRSSFRDWCGDETHVPREIAEMALAHKVGDEVEQAYRRGTALKKRRELMEAWGRYVEGESSVVKLAAVS